Proteins co-encoded in one Burkholderia ambifaria AMMD genomic window:
- the ftsZ gene encoding cell division protein FtsZ encodes MEFEMLETETNGTIIKVVGVGGAGGNAVQHMINRGVQGVDFIVMNTDAQALSRSRASSVIQLGNTGLGAGAKPEMGRAAAEEARERIADALRGAHMVFITAGMGGGTGTGAAPVVAQIAKEMGILTVGVVSKPFEFEGGKRMRVAEAGSQQLEDHVDSLIVVLNDKLFDVMGDDAEMDKCFQCADDVLNNAVAGIAEIINVDGLVNVDFEDVKTVMGEQGKAMMGTATVAGVDRARLAAEQAVASPLLEGVDLSGARGVLVNITSSRSLRLSETREVMNTIKSYAAEDATVIFGAVYDDAMGDALRVTVVATGLGRAAKKQQSAPMTLLRTGTDNQPVSAVSHGYAQPQHVSTADYGALDTPAVWRNSRETAASHVQALQEKGVDTYDIPAFLRKQAD; translated from the coding sequence ATGGAATTCGAAATGCTGGAAACCGAAACCAACGGCACCATCATCAAGGTGGTCGGCGTTGGCGGCGCTGGCGGCAATGCCGTTCAGCACATGATCAACCGCGGCGTGCAGGGCGTCGACTTCATCGTGATGAACACGGACGCCCAGGCGCTGTCGCGTTCGCGCGCATCGTCGGTGATCCAGCTGGGCAATACGGGCCTGGGCGCCGGTGCGAAGCCGGAAATGGGCCGTGCCGCGGCGGAAGAAGCGCGTGAGCGCATCGCCGATGCACTGCGCGGCGCGCACATGGTGTTCATCACCGCTGGCATGGGCGGCGGCACGGGCACGGGCGCGGCGCCGGTGGTCGCGCAGATCGCGAAGGAGATGGGCATCCTGACGGTTGGCGTCGTCAGCAAGCCGTTCGAATTCGAAGGCGGCAAGCGCATGCGCGTCGCGGAAGCAGGCTCGCAGCAACTGGAGGATCACGTCGACTCGCTGATCGTCGTCCTGAACGACAAGCTGTTCGACGTGATGGGCGATGACGCCGAGATGGACAAGTGCTTCCAGTGCGCGGACGACGTGTTGAACAACGCGGTCGCGGGCATTGCCGAAATCATCAATGTCGATGGTCTCGTGAACGTCGACTTCGAAGACGTGAAGACGGTGATGGGCGAGCAGGGCAAGGCGATGATGGGCACGGCGACGGTCGCCGGCGTCGATCGCGCACGCCTCGCGGCGGAACAGGCCGTGGCGAGCCCGCTGCTCGAAGGCGTCGATCTGTCGGGCGCGCGCGGCGTGCTGGTCAACATCACGTCGAGCCGCTCGCTGCGCCTGTCGGAAACGCGCGAAGTGATGAACACGATCAAGAGCTACGCGGCGGAAGATGCGACGGTGATCTTCGGTGCGGTGTACGACGACGCGATGGGCGATGCACTGCGCGTGACGGTCGTGGCGACGGGTCTGGGCCGTGCGGCGAAGAAGCAGCAGTCGGCTCCGATGACGCTGCTGCGCACGGGTACCGACAACCAGCCGGTCAGCGCGGTCTCGCACGGTTACGCGCAGCCGCAACACGTCAGCACGGCCGACTACGGCGCGCTCGATACGCCGGCGGTGTGGCGCAACTCGCGCGAAACCGCGGCATCGCACGTGCAGGCGCTGCAGGAGAAGGGTGTCGATACGTACGACATCCCGGCTTTCCTGCGCAAGCAGGCTGACTGA
- the murG gene encoding undecaprenyldiphospho-muramoylpentapeptide beta-N-acetylglucosaminyltransferase has protein sequence MTASRRTLMVMAGGTGGHVFPGLAVAHRMEAAGWRVVWLGNPAGMEATLVPKHGIPMEYVRFGGLRGKGLKTKLTLPFNLLRACWQSLGALRRVRPDVVLGMGGYITFPAGVMAALSGRPLVLHEQNSIAGLANKVLAKFAKRVLVAFPGALPHAEWTGNPIRAELARTETPQARYASRSGPLNLLVVGGSLGAAALNEVVPRALALLAPGERPRVVHQAGAKHIDALKANYEAAGFAGGDAVRLVPFIDDMASAYAAADLVICRSGAMTVSEIAAVGVAALFVPFPYAVDDHQTTNAAFLADAGAAVLVQQRDLSAELLADWLRSQSRASLADMAERSRSLAKPEATDEVARICATVAGANLEEIK, from the coding sequence ATGACCGCGTCGCGACGCACGCTGATGGTGATGGCAGGCGGCACCGGGGGCCACGTGTTCCCGGGGCTCGCTGTCGCGCACCGGATGGAAGCGGCGGGGTGGCGCGTCGTATGGCTCGGCAATCCGGCCGGAATGGAAGCGACGCTCGTGCCGAAACACGGCATTCCGATGGAATACGTGCGCTTCGGCGGGCTGCGCGGCAAGGGCCTGAAGACCAAGCTGACGCTGCCGTTCAATCTGCTGCGCGCGTGCTGGCAGAGCCTCGGCGCATTGCGCCGCGTGCGGCCCGACGTCGTGCTCGGGATGGGCGGCTACATCACGTTCCCGGCGGGTGTGATGGCCGCGCTGTCGGGCCGTCCGCTCGTGCTGCACGAGCAGAATTCGATTGCCGGCCTCGCGAACAAGGTGCTCGCGAAATTCGCGAAGCGCGTGCTCGTCGCGTTCCCCGGCGCACTGCCGCACGCGGAATGGACCGGCAACCCGATTCGCGCGGAACTTGCGCGCACGGAAACGCCCCAAGCACGCTATGCATCGCGCAGCGGCCCGCTGAACCTGCTGGTGGTCGGCGGCAGCCTGGGTGCGGCCGCACTGAACGAAGTCGTGCCGCGCGCGCTGGCGCTGCTGGCGCCGGGCGAGCGCCCGCGCGTCGTGCACCAGGCCGGCGCGAAGCACATCGACGCGCTGAAGGCGAATTACGAAGCGGCCGGTTTCGCGGGCGGCGACGCCGTGCGGCTCGTGCCGTTCATCGACGACATGGCAAGTGCGTACGCGGCGGCGGATCTCGTGATCTGCCGGTCCGGCGCGATGACGGTGTCGGAGATCGCGGCGGTGGGCGTGGCGGCGCTGTTCGTGCCGTTCCCGTACGCGGTCGACGATCACCAGACGACCAACGCCGCGTTCCTCGCCGATGCGGGCGCGGCGGTGCTGGTGCAACAACGCGACCTGTCGGCGGAGTTGCTCGCCGACTGGCTGCGCAGCCAGTCGCGTGCATCGCTCGCGGACATGGCGGAGCGTTCGCGCTCGCTGGCCAAGCCCGAGGCCACCGACGAAGTCGCGCGCATCTGCGCGACGGTGGCCGGCGCGAACCTGGAAGAAATCAAATGA
- the mraY gene encoding phospho-N-acetylmuramoyl-pentapeptide-transferase yields MLLALAQWLQGDASFLRLFTYLTFRAVMATITALGIGLVCGPWVIRKLTQMKVGQAVRKDGPQSHLVKSGTPTMGGVLILIGIAVATLLWGDLTNRFIWIVMLVTFGFGVIGWVDDYRKVVYKDPRGMSSREKYFWQSVIGLFAAVYLAFSVSEANNVRVFDLFMAWVRSGLSMGLPARADLMLPFLKSISYPLGVWGFIVLTYFVIVGASNAVNLTDGLDGLVIMPVVLVGGSLGVFAYVMGSSVYSKYLLFPHIPGAGELLIFCSAMGGAGLAFLWYNTHPAQVFMGDVGALALGGALGTVAVIVRQEIVLFIMGGIFVAETLSVMLQVSWFKYTKKRYGEGRRLLKMAPLHHHFELSGWKETQVVVRFWIITLMLCLFGLSTLKLR; encoded by the coding sequence ATGCTGCTGGCGCTGGCGCAATGGCTGCAGGGCGACGCAAGCTTTTTGCGCTTGTTCACGTACCTGACGTTCCGTGCGGTGATGGCTACCATCACCGCGCTCGGGATCGGGCTCGTGTGCGGACCGTGGGTGATCCGCAAGCTGACGCAAATGAAGGTGGGGCAGGCCGTGCGCAAGGACGGCCCGCAGAGCCACCTCGTGAAGTCCGGCACGCCGACGATGGGCGGCGTGCTGATCCTGATTGGCATCGCGGTCGCGACGCTGCTGTGGGGCGACCTGACCAACCGTTTCATCTGGATCGTGATGCTCGTCACGTTCGGTTTCGGCGTGATCGGCTGGGTCGATGACTATCGCAAGGTCGTCTACAAGGATCCGCGCGGGATGTCGTCGCGCGAAAAGTATTTCTGGCAATCGGTGATCGGGCTGTTCGCGGCGGTCTACCTGGCATTCAGCGTGTCCGAGGCGAACAACGTGCGCGTGTTCGACCTGTTCATGGCGTGGGTGCGCAGCGGCCTGTCGATGGGGCTGCCCGCGCGTGCCGACCTGATGCTGCCGTTCTTGAAATCGATCAGCTACCCGCTGGGCGTGTGGGGCTTCATCGTGCTGACCTACTTCGTGATCGTCGGCGCGAGCAACGCGGTGAACCTCACTGACGGCCTCGACGGCCTCGTGATCATGCCGGTCGTGCTGGTCGGTGGGTCGCTCGGCGTGTTCGCGTATGTGATGGGGAGTTCGGTCTATTCGAAATACCTGTTGTTCCCGCACATTCCGGGCGCGGGCGAACTGCTGATCTTCTGTTCGGCGATGGGGGGGGCAGGGCTCGCGTTCCTCTGGTACAACACGCACCCCGCGCAGGTGTTCATGGGCGACGTCGGCGCGCTGGCGCTCGGCGGCGCGCTCGGCACGGTCGCGGTGATCGTGCGCCAGGAAATCGTGCTGTTCATCATGGGTGGCATCTTCGTCGCGGAAACCTTGTCGGTGATGCTGCAGGTGTCGTGGTTCAAGTACACGAAGAAGCGTTACGGCGAAGGGCGGCGCCTGCTGAAGATGGCGCCGCTGCATCACCATTTCGAATTGTCCGGCTGGAAGGAAACGCAGGTGGTGGTGCGTTTCTGGATCATCACGCTGATGCTGTGCCTGTTCGGTCTGTCCACCCTCAAGTTGCGGTAA
- the ftsA gene encoding cell division protein FtsA, whose protein sequence is MSKDYKDLLVSLDIGTSKVVAIVAELKGEGHYEVIGLGQSESKGLKKGVVVNIEATVQSIQRALEEAELMADCKITNVFTGIAGSHIRSFNSSGMVAIKDKEVTQTDVARVIETAKAINIPTDQQVLHILTQEFIIDGQEDVREPIGMSGIRLEVKVHIVTGAVSAAQNIVKCVRRCGLEVNDLILQPLASSLAVLTEDEKDLGVVLVDIGGGTTDIAIFAEGAIRHTAVIPIAGDQITSDIAMALRTPTPDAEDIKVGYGIAKQALADPDEMVEVPGLGERGPRTLSRQALAAVIEPRVEELFSLVQQVVRESGYEELLSSGVVITGGASMMPGMVELGEDIFLKPVRIGAPEYAGGLADVVRNPRYSTAMGLLVEGSAQRMRGRKVAVQSGNAGQIFSRMKEWFLSNF, encoded by the coding sequence ATGAGCAAAGACTACAAGGATCTGCTGGTTTCCCTCGACATCGGCACGTCGAAGGTGGTGGCCATCGTCGCCGAGCTGAAGGGCGAAGGCCATTACGAGGTCATCGGCCTCGGCCAGAGCGAATCGAAAGGTCTGAAGAAGGGCGTGGTGGTCAACATCGAGGCCACCGTGCAGTCGATCCAGCGCGCGCTCGAGGAAGCCGAGCTGATGGCCGACTGCAAGATCACCAACGTGTTCACGGGGATTGCCGGCAGCCACATCCGCAGCTTCAACTCGAGCGGGATGGTCGCGATCAAGGACAAGGAAGTCACGCAGACCGACGTCGCGCGCGTGATCGAGACCGCGAAGGCGATCAACATCCCGACCGACCAGCAGGTGCTGCACATCCTCACGCAGGAATTCATCATCGACGGCCAGGAAGACGTGCGCGAGCCGATCGGGATGAGCGGCATCCGCCTCGAGGTGAAGGTGCACATCGTGACGGGCGCGGTCAGCGCCGCGCAGAACATCGTCAAGTGCGTGCGCCGCTGCGGGCTGGAAGTGAACGACCTGATCCTGCAGCCGCTCGCGTCGTCGCTGGCCGTGCTGACGGAAGACGAGAAGGATCTCGGCGTGGTGCTGGTCGACATCGGCGGCGGCACGACCGACATCGCGATCTTCGCCGAAGGCGCGATCCGCCATACCGCGGTGATTCCGATCGCCGGCGACCAGATCACGAGCGACATCGCGATGGCGCTGCGCACGCCGACGCCGGACGCGGAAGACATCAAGGTCGGCTACGGCATCGCAAAGCAGGCGCTCGCCGATCCGGACGAGATGGTCGAAGTGCCGGGCCTCGGCGAACGCGGTCCGCGCACGCTGTCGCGCCAGGCGCTCGCGGCGGTGATCGAGCCGCGCGTCGAGGAACTGTTCTCGCTCGTGCAGCAGGTCGTGCGCGAGTCGGGTTACGAAGAACTGCTGAGCTCCGGCGTGGTCATTACCGGCGGGGCTTCGATGATGCCGGGCATGGTCGAGCTCGGCGAAGACATTTTCCTGAAGCCGGTGCGCATCGGCGCGCCGGAATACGCGGGCGGCCTCGCCGACGTCGTGCGCAATCCGCGCTATTCGACGGCGATGGGCCTGCTCGTCGAAGGCAGTGCGCAGCGCATGCGCGGCCGCAAGGTCGCCGTGCAGTCCGGCAACGCGGGGCAGATCTTCTCGCGGATGAAGGAATGGTTCCTGAGCAATTTTTGA
- the murC gene encoding UDP-N-acetylmuramate--L-alanine ligase: MKHIVKQIHFVGIGGAGMSGIAEVLVNLGYEVSGSDLSRNAVTDRLEALGARIAIGHDAANIAGANAVVVSTAVRSDNPEVLAARHQGVPIVQRAVMLAELMRLKQGIAIAGTHGKTTTTSLVASVLAAGGLDPTFVIGGRLISAGANARLGTGDFIVAEADESDASFLNLYPVIEVITNIDADHMDTYGHDFARLKQAFIEFTQRLPFYGSAVVCVDDPNVRQIIPFISKPVVRYGLSPDAQVRAEDIDARDGRMHFTVIREGRAPLAVVLNLPGLHNVQNALAAIAIATDLGVSDDAIQQALAEFNGVGRRFQRYGEVPSADGGQYTLIDDYGHHPVEMAATVAAARGAFPGRRLVLAFQPHRYTRTRDCFDDFVNVLSTVDALVLTEVYAAGEAAITTANGDALSRALRAVGRVDPVFVASVDDVPDALAGVARNGDVVITMGAGSIGGVPAKIVQHIQQKA; this comes from the coding sequence ATGAAACACATCGTCAAACAGATTCATTTCGTCGGGATCGGCGGCGCGGGCATGAGCGGCATCGCCGAAGTGCTCGTCAACCTCGGCTACGAGGTCAGCGGCTCGGACCTGTCGCGCAACGCGGTGACCGATCGTCTTGAGGCGCTCGGCGCGCGGATCGCGATCGGCCACGACGCGGCGAACATCGCGGGCGCGAACGCGGTCGTCGTGTCGACGGCCGTGCGCTCGGACAATCCCGAAGTCCTGGCCGCACGGCACCAGGGCGTGCCGATCGTGCAGCGCGCGGTGATGCTCGCGGAGCTGATGCGCCTGAAGCAGGGGATCGCGATTGCCGGCACGCACGGCAAGACCACGACGACGAGCCTCGTCGCGAGCGTGCTCGCGGCGGGCGGCCTCGATCCGACCTTCGTGATCGGCGGCCGGCTGATCAGCGCCGGCGCGAACGCGCGGCTCGGCACGGGCGACTTCATCGTCGCCGAGGCCGACGAGTCGGACGCGTCGTTCCTGAACCTGTATCCGGTGATCGAAGTCATCACGAACATCGACGCCGACCACATGGACACCTACGGCCACGATTTCGCGCGGCTCAAGCAGGCGTTCATCGAATTCACGCAGCGCCTGCCGTTCTACGGCAGCGCGGTCGTGTGCGTCGACGATCCGAACGTGCGGCAGATCATCCCGTTCATCTCGAAGCCGGTCGTGCGCTACGGCCTGTCGCCGGATGCGCAGGTGCGCGCCGAAGACATCGACGCGCGCGACGGCCGCATGCACTTCACGGTGATCCGCGAAGGTCGTGCGCCGCTCGCGGTGGTGCTGAACCTGCCGGGCCTGCACAACGTACAGAACGCGCTCGCGGCGATCGCGATCGCGACCGATCTCGGCGTGTCGGACGACGCGATCCAGCAGGCGCTGGCGGAATTCAACGGCGTCGGCCGGCGCTTCCAGCGCTACGGCGAGGTGCCGAGCGCGGACGGCGGCCAGTACACGCTGATCGACGACTACGGCCACCACCCGGTCGAGATGGCCGCGACGGTCGCGGCCGCGCGCGGCGCGTTTCCGGGCCGCCGCCTCGTGCTGGCGTTCCAGCCGCACCGCTACACGCGCACGCGCGACTGTTTCGACGACTTCGTCAACGTGCTGTCGACGGTCGACGCGCTGGTGCTGACGGAAGTCTATGCCGCCGGCGAAGCGGCGATCACGACGGCCAACGGCGACGCGCTGTCGCGTGCGCTGCGTGCGGTGGGGAGGGTCGACCCGGTGTTCGTCGCGTCGGTCGACGACGTGCCGGACGCCCTGGCGGGAGTCGCCCGGAACGGCGACGTGGTGATCACGATGGGCGCGGGTTCGATCGGCGGCGTGCCGGCGAAGATCGTGCAACACATTCAACAGAAGGCATGA
- the ftsW gene encoding putative lipid II flippase FtsW: MSWSDRLVSRFNDRRGTGGNAAGGRVASATRAATGGLASVVNGVRPSRSRMLDFDYSLLWVAIALLGLGVVMVYSASIAMPDSPKYAAYHDYAFLMRHCVSLGVAFIAAVIAFRVPVSTWDKYAPHLFLIALVGLVIVLIPHVGKGVNGARRWIPLGITNMQPSEIMKLAVTIYAANYTVRKQEYMQSFAKGFLPMAFAVGLVGALLLLEPDMGAFMVVAAIAMGVLFLGGVNGKLFGGLVATAVGTFTMLVWLSPWRRERIFAYLDPWDERYAQGKAYQLTHSLIAFGRGEWLGVGLGGSVEKLNYLPEAHTDFILAVIGEELGFVGVLVVILLFYWIVRRAFEIGRQALALDRTFAGLTAKGIGIWFGAQTFINMGVNLGLLPTKGLTLPLVSYGGSGILLNCVALAVLLRVDYENRVLMRGGKV; the protein is encoded by the coding sequence ATGAGCTGGTCCGATCGCCTCGTCTCCCGTTTCAACGACCGGCGCGGCACCGGCGGCAATGCCGCGGGCGGCCGCGTCGCGTCGGCCACGCGCGCCGCGACGGGCGGCCTCGCCAGCGTCGTCAACGGCGTGCGGCCGAGCCGCTCGCGGATGCTCGATTTCGACTACTCGCTGCTGTGGGTCGCGATCGCGTTGCTCGGGCTCGGCGTCGTGATGGTCTATTCGGCGTCGATCGCGATGCCCGATTCGCCGAAATACGCGGCGTATCACGATTACGCGTTCCTGATGCGTCACTGCGTGTCGCTTGGTGTCGCGTTCATCGCGGCGGTGATCGCGTTCCGCGTCCCGGTGTCGACGTGGGACAAGTACGCGCCGCATCTCTTCCTGATCGCGCTCGTCGGGCTCGTGATCGTGCTGATTCCGCACGTCGGCAAGGGCGTGAACGGCGCGCGCCGCTGGATTCCGCTCGGCATCACGAACATGCAGCCGTCGGAAATCATGAAGCTCGCGGTGACGATCTACGCGGCGAACTACACGGTGCGCAAGCAGGAATACATGCAGAGCTTCGCGAAGGGCTTCCTGCCGATGGCGTTCGCGGTCGGTCTCGTCGGCGCGCTGCTGCTGCTCGAGCCGGACATGGGCGCGTTCATGGTGGTCGCCGCGATCGCGATGGGCGTGCTGTTCCTCGGCGGCGTGAACGGCAAGCTGTTCGGCGGCCTCGTCGCGACGGCGGTCGGCACGTTCACGATGCTCGTGTGGCTGTCGCCGTGGCGTCGCGAGCGGATCTTCGCGTATCTCGATCCGTGGGACGAACGCTACGCGCAGGGCAAGGCATACCAGCTCACGCACTCGCTGATCGCGTTCGGCCGCGGCGAGTGGTTGGGCGTGGGCCTCGGCGGCAGCGTCGAGAAGCTGAACTACCTGCCCGAAGCGCATACCGACTTCATCCTCGCGGTGATCGGCGAGGAGCTCGGCTTCGTCGGCGTGCTGGTCGTGATCCTGCTGTTCTACTGGATCGTGCGCCGCGCGTTCGAGATCGGCCGCCAGGCGCTCGCGCTCGACCGCACGTTCGCGGGCCTGACGGCGAAGGGCATCGGCATCTGGTTCGGTGCGCAGACGTTCATCAACATGGGCGTGAACCTCGGCCTGCTGCCGACCAAGGGCCTGACACTGCCGCTCGTGAGCTACGGCGGTTCGGGCATTCTGCTGAATTGCGTCGCGCTCGCGGTGCTGCTGCGGGTCGATTATGAAAATCGCGTATTGATGCGGGGAGGGAAGGTATGA
- a CDS encoding D-alanine--D-alanine ligase: MSGIDPKRFGKVAVLFGGESAEREVSLTSGRLVLQGLRDAGIDAHPFDPAERPLSALKDEGFVRAFNALHGGYGENGQIQGALDFYGIRYTGSGVLGSALGLDKFRTKLVWQQTGVPTPPFETVMRGDDYAARATDIVAKLGLPLFVKPASEGSSVAVLKVKTADALPAALSEAATHDKIVIVEKSIEGGGEYTACIAGDLDLPLIKIVPAGEFYDYHAKYVANDTQYLIPCGLPAEQETELKRIARRAFDVLGCTDWGRADFMLDAAGNAYFLEVNTAPGMTDHSLPPKAARSIGISYSELVVKVLALTLND; encoded by the coding sequence ATGAGCGGAATCGATCCGAAACGTTTCGGCAAGGTGGCAGTGTTGTTCGGCGGCGAATCCGCCGAGCGCGAGGTGTCGCTCACCTCGGGCCGCCTCGTGCTGCAGGGCCTGCGCGACGCGGGCATCGACGCGCATCCGTTCGACCCGGCCGAGCGGCCGCTGTCGGCACTGAAGGATGAAGGCTTCGTGCGCGCGTTCAACGCGCTGCACGGCGGCTATGGCGAGAACGGCCAGATCCAGGGCGCGCTCGATTTCTACGGGATCCGCTACACGGGCAGCGGCGTGCTCGGCTCGGCGCTCGGCCTCGACAAGTTCCGCACGAAGCTCGTGTGGCAGCAGACGGGCGTGCCGACGCCGCCGTTCGAGACGGTGATGCGCGGCGACGACTACGCGGCGCGCGCGACGGACATCGTCGCGAAGCTCGGCCTGCCGCTGTTCGTGAAGCCGGCGAGCGAAGGCTCGAGCGTCGCGGTGCTGAAGGTCAAGACGGCCGACGCGTTGCCCGCCGCACTGTCGGAAGCCGCGACGCACGACAAGATCGTGATCGTCGAGAAGAGCATCGAAGGCGGCGGCGAATACACCGCGTGCATCGCCGGCGATCTCGATCTCCCGCTGATCAAGATCGTGCCGGCGGGCGAGTTCTACGACTACCACGCGAAGTATGTCGCCAACGACACGCAGTACCTGATTCCGTGCGGGCTGCCGGCGGAGCAGGAAACCGAACTGAAGCGCATCGCGCGCCGCGCGTTCGATGTGCTCGGCTGCACCGACTGGGGCCGCGCGGATTTCATGCTCGACGCCGCCGGCAACGCGTATTTCCTGGAAGTGAACACGGCCCCCGGGATGACCGACCATTCGCTGCCGCCGAAGGCCGCGCGCTCGATCGGCATCAGCTATTCGGAGCTGGTCGTGAAGGTGCTGGCGCTTACGCTCAACGACTGA
- the murD gene encoding UDP-N-acetylmuramoyl-L-alanine--D-glutamate ligase — protein MFGDRQRPMVLVLGLGESGLAIARWCARHGCRLRIADTREAPPNLAALQAEGIDAEFVGGPFTPALLDGGVEIVGLSPGLSPLEPALAALIAAANERAIAVWGELEFFAQALRALGTSGYQPKVLAITGTNGKTTTTNLTGLLCQRSGKKVAVAGNISPAMLDRLARAIDETALPDVWVLELSSFQLETARTFAPDAAAILNITQDHLDWHGSFDAYAAAKGRIFGATTTRVLNRDDAAVMKFAPAAGAADAARTVTFGLNEPAQQGDYGLSRDNGIAWLVEAVDRDAPDETTSRRRKRDGAHTPDIAQKRLMPADALRIRGLHNAANALAAFALARAIDLPAAPLLHALREYRGEAHRVEVIATIDDVDYVDDSKGTNVGATVAALDGLAQKIVLIAGGDGKGQDFAPLVAPVARWCRAVMLIGRDAPAIRDTLAETGVPLADHATLEAAVHAAAELAEPGDAVLLSPACASLDMFRNYAHRADVFRAAVDEIAIDKGATT, from the coding sequence ATGTTTGGAGATCGGCAGCGGCCGATGGTGCTCGTACTGGGGCTCGGGGAATCGGGCCTCGCGATCGCGCGATGGTGCGCGAGGCACGGGTGCCGGCTGCGTATTGCCGATACCCGCGAGGCGCCGCCTAACCTTGCCGCGCTGCAGGCCGAAGGCATCGATGCCGAGTTCGTCGGCGGGCCGTTCACGCCCGCGCTGCTCGACGGCGGTGTCGAGATCGTCGGCCTGAGCCCTGGCCTGTCGCCGCTCGAACCGGCACTCGCCGCGCTGATCGCGGCCGCGAACGAGCGCGCGATCGCGGTGTGGGGCGAGCTCGAATTCTTCGCGCAGGCGCTGCGCGCGCTCGGCACGAGCGGCTACCAGCCGAAGGTGCTCGCGATCACCGGCACCAACGGCAAGACCACGACGACGAACCTCACGGGCCTGCTGTGCCAGCGTTCGGGCAAGAAGGTCGCGGTCGCCGGCAACATCAGCCCGGCGATGCTCGACCGGCTCGCGCGCGCGATCGACGAGACGGCGCTGCCCGACGTCTGGGTGCTCGAACTGTCGAGCTTCCAGCTCGAGACGGCGCGCACGTTCGCGCCCGACGCGGCCGCGATTCTCAACATCACGCAGGATCACCTCGACTGGCATGGCAGCTTCGACGCGTATGCGGCGGCGAAGGGCCGGATCTTCGGCGCGACGACCACCCGCGTGCTCAATCGCGACGATGCGGCCGTGATGAAGTTCGCGCCGGCCGCCGGCGCGGCCGATGCGGCGCGCACGGTCACGTTCGGCCTGAACGAACCGGCGCAGCAGGGCGACTACGGCCTGTCGCGCGACAACGGCATCGCGTGGCTGGTCGAGGCGGTCGACCGCGACGCGCCGGACGAGACGACGAGCCGCCGGCGCAAGCGCGACGGCGCGCATACGCCCGACATTGCACAAAAGCGCCTGATGCCGGCCGACGCGCTGCGCATCCGCGGGCTGCACAACGCGGCGAACGCGCTGGCCGCGTTCGCGCTCGCGCGTGCGATCGACCTGCCGGCCGCGCCGCTGCTGCACGCGCTGCGCGAATACCGCGGCGAAGCGCATCGCGTCGAAGTGATCGCGACGATCGACGACGTGGACTACGTCGACGACAGCAAGGGAACCAACGTCGGCGCGACGGTGGCCGCGCTCGACGGACTCGCGCAGAAGATCGTGCTGATCGCGGGCGGTGACGGCAAGGGGCAGGATTTCGCGCCGCTCGTCGCGCCCGTCGCGCGGTGGTGCCGCGCGGTGATGCTGATCGGCCGCGATGCGCCGGCGATCCGCGACACGCTCGCCGAGACGGGCGTGCCGCTTGCCGACCACGCGACGCTCGAGGCGGCGGTGCATGCGGCGGCCGAGCTCGCGGAGCCGGGCGACGCGGTGCTGCTGTCGCCCGCTTGCGCGAGCCTCGACATGTTCAGGAACTACGCCCACCGCGCTGACGTGTTCCGCGCGGCCGTGGACGAAATCGCCATCGACAAAGGAGCGACGACATGA
- a CDS encoding cell division protein FtsQ/DivIB, with protein MWNNVRQLNLAASALYALLLLVLAAAGCYWLIQRPTFALREIRIDGDTEHINSPTVRAGVVGRLKGNFFTVDLDSARAAFEQMPWVRHASVRRVWPNALAVTLEEYKPLGTWGSAQLVSVDGELFTANQGELDQELPAFDGPEGSAKEVVTRYRDFANWFAPLKAAPEEVTLSARYAWTVKLSNGMQVELGKERTSETLHDRSQRLVAAWPAVTERWGNDIEYADLRYPNGFAIRAAGMRFLTDTDKRKK; from the coding sequence ATGTGGAACAACGTTCGCCAACTCAACCTTGCCGCCAGCGCGCTGTACGCGCTGCTGCTGCTCGTGTTGGCGGCGGCCGGCTGCTACTGGCTGATCCAGCGTCCGACGTTCGCGTTGCGCGAGATCCGGATCGACGGCGACACCGAGCACATCAACTCGCCGACGGTGCGCGCGGGCGTGGTCGGCCGGCTGAAAGGCAATTTCTTCACGGTCGATCTCGACTCGGCGCGGGCCGCGTTCGAGCAGATGCCGTGGGTGCGTCACGCGAGCGTGCGCCGGGTGTGGCCGAATGCGCTGGCTGTCACGCTCGAGGAGTACAAACCGCTCGGGACCTGGGGCAGCGCGCAGCTCGTGAGCGTCGACGGCGAGCTGTTCACCGCGAACCAGGGCGAGCTCGATCAGGAACTGCCGGCGTTCGACGGCCCGGAGGGCAGTGCGAAGGAAGTCGTCACGCGGTATCGCGACTTCGCGAATTGGTTTGCGCCGCTGAAGGCGGCGCCGGAAGAAGTGACGCTGTCGGCGCGCTACGCGTGGACGGTGAAGCTGTCGAACGGCATGCAGGTCGAACTGGGCAAGGAGCGCACCAGCGAGACCCTGCATGACCGGAGCCAGCGCCTCGTCGCCGCATGGCCGGCCGTCACGGAGCGTTGGGGCAACGACATCGAGTACGCGGACCTGCGTTATCCGAACGGATTCGCGATTCGTGCGGCAGGCATGCGGTTCCTGACCGATACCGACAAGCGCAAGAAGTAA